GCCTATACCGTTTTTAGCACCACTGGCTTCAACATGAGCACATCCAATAGCTTCTGTTGCTTTTTCTACAGCTGTATCAAATCCAAATGATTTAGGAATAAAGTTAATATCATTATCTATGGTTTTAGGTATACCAATAACAGAAATACGAAGGTTATGTTGGTGGATTTCTTTAGTGATAGAATTTGCTGCTTTCATTGAGCCATCACCACCGATAACAAATAGAATATTAATATTATGGTGTACTAGTGAGGCTACAATTTCTTCAGGTTGTTGTGGACCTCGTGATGAACCAAGTATAGTCCCACCAAAACAATGGATATTTTTTACAACATCTGGTGTAAGTTCAATAGGTGTATGATTAAATTTGGGAATAAACCCTTCTAATCCATAACGAATGCCAATTACAGAAGCAACGCTATATGCATAGTGAGCTTCAAGAACAATAGCACGGATAACATCATTGAGGCCAGGACAAAGGCCTCCACAGGTAACAATAGCACAACGTGTTGTTTGAGGTTCAAAGTATAAATCTTGTCGTGGACCAGCAAGTTCAAGAGAAAGTGTAGGTGAAGAACCTAAGTCTTCTATTTGTTCTTGGTTAAGACAAAGGTGTATGTATTCGTTTTTTTTAATATCGCAGTATGGTAAAGGAGAGGGTATAGCAGCTTCTCCAAGAGTTTTGATAGGAAGTAATGTGACTGAAAGTGAGGAGTAATGTGTATTAGTCATAGCTAACTCCTTAAAAAAATTTGATGAGAAGTTGAAAGAAAATAGGTAGTTTCTTGTGTTATACCTAATCCTTAATGTTATTATAGGTGTAGGGTTACTTTCAGGCAATGTAAGGTATGTAAGAATATCAGTAAAATATATAGTAATTGCTGGAAGACAAGAAGAAGAGAATAAGTCTATAAAAAATATGGTGAGAGCATTAAATGTAGTTACTAGTTATAGAGTGAGTAGTATTGTACCATGTGATTTAGTAAGAAATAGATAAAAGTATACTATTGCAGTAACTTGGTATGATTAATGCAGATATTAAATAAATCTTTAATCATTATGTATGCTATTTAAGATAACTCTTAACAGTTATCTTTTAACTTATTTTTTATAACTTTTTTAATATAATGAAGATGCTTAAAAGGATTATACAAATAACATGTAGATTATACTTAACTAACGATAATTAGAAGTATTTTATGTTAGTTAGAAGTTATGGTTAGCTATGTTAACAAATTGTGTTATCCTGCAGATGCTACTTTATTGTAGTTATTACTCTTTATTATTTTTTTGAGACTTGTAGTATAGTTATGGAGTAATTATATGAGTAACACTGATAATTACATAATGATAAAAAAAACAAATAATCTTAATAAATTACTATGGAGTATATTGTTGTGTTTTTTATTAGTATGGGTTGTATTAACCTTTGGTATTGGTATCCCATATTATGGAGTACAGCCAAGTAACCTGCTAGAGTCATTAGGTTATAAAAAGAAGGTAACAAAAGTTAACAATAATCAACAGGTATTGTATACAGAAGATACTCTTGATCAGATGACATTGGAGGTTATGAGAAAAGATAAAAAATCTAACTTAGTGTCATCCAGTGTACAAACTCCATATTTTTTTATATGGTTAGAGATAACTTGTTAATCCAACATCAAAATAACATTAATTTTTTTCAATCATCATTTTTTTTGAGCTATATTCCTCAAGTAAATGTTGCAATGGCTACAATTCAATTGTGTAAACATGTCCAAAGTATTTCTAGTAGTAGACTACAATTAGCTGAACAATTAATATATAATAGTGAACTCCTAACTATAACTAACTATAACTCTTATTTATAAAGTATATTTTGTGAAATAAAATTCATAGTTATTGGAGTCGTTTTCTATTAAATATTTTTTTATTAACCTAGATAAATATAATATAAAAAGGTAGTTATGTTATTTTTATGAATATGCTATTACTACTATTATTAATAGTATGTTAGATTCTTAAACAGTAAAGTTATTTTGGCAACGTGCAAAACAACTTATAATGATGCCTCCTGCTTGTGCAACATTAAGTGAATTAACATCTCTCACCATAGGGATATGTAATATGGTATGACATCTTTTTTTTAGTTGTAATCTGATACCACTTTTTTCACTACCAAGAATAAGTAGAGCAGGGAACTTTAGTTCTGCTTCAAAAACATTTTTACTATCTTTTTCTATAGATGTTCCATAAATATGGAAACCTTTTTCATTAGCTGTTTCAATAGCTCTAGAAAGATTTATTGCTTTACTTATAGGGAGTCGTTCAAGACATCCAACAGCAGCTCTCCTTGCATCTTGACCAAGAAATACTCCATTATGTTTAGGGATTATAACTCCTGCTCCACCAAGTGAATAAAGAGTCCTGATAATAGTTCCTGCGTTACCAGGATCTTG
The sequence above is drawn from the Lawsonia intracellularis PHE/MN1-00 genome and encodes:
- a CDS encoding ATP-dependent 6-phosphofructokinase — encoded protein: MTNTHYSSLSVTLLPIKTLGEAAIPSPLPYCDIKKNEYIHLCLNQEQIEDLGSSPTLSLELAGPRQDLYFEPQTTRCAIVTCGGLCPGLNDVIRAIVLEAHYAYSVASVIGIRYGLEGFIPKFNHTPIELTPDVVKNIHCFGGTILGSSRGPQQPEEIVASLVHHNINILFVIGGDGSMKAANSITKEIHQHNLRISVIGIPKTIDNDINFIPKSFGFDTAVEKATEAIGCAHVEASGAKNGIGIVKLMGRESGFIAAQSALALKEANFVLIPEVQFTLHGNGGLLPALEKRLSERSHAVIIVAEGAGQHLLDSQDETDPSGNPVLADISTLLKNSIKDYFSKKDIPIILKLIDPSYIIRSVPANANDRVYCGFLGQYAVHAAMAGKTNMVVANIMDNYVHIPLNMVIKKRRKLNTKSGLWRAVLESTGQGRLTGMLPHCNPLTNEENEHTKVII
- the rlmB gene encoding 23S rRNA (guanosine(2251)-2'-O)-methyltransferase RlmB, which translates into the protein MKEITNLKNKKQHNKKHRQLPYTKQLTKMQHPNFSEYSLDFLSTISILSGIKPVLDLIEKEPQKIDTIFLQKGLCSKEYQKVLDLCRQTNIRFIFTTSKVLNRFCLTNHQGIVARLFESGFIELEDLFDKVPDAPLPLIVVFDQIQDPGNAGTIIRTLYSLGGAGVIIPKHNGVFLGQDARRAAVGCLERLPISKAINLSRAIETANEKGFHIYGTSIEKDSKNVFEAELKFPALLILGSEKSGIRLQLKKRCHTILHIPMVRDVNSLNVAQAGGIIISCFARCQNNFTV